The following are encoded in a window of uncultured Sphaerochaeta sp. genomic DNA:
- a CDS encoding ABC-2 transporter permease codes for MKSVLMLMLKDWYVLKKRSGITLFIILFFAVFAGLQGGFLYTAMCTMMMIMLTLTTFAYDQSDGWEAYVSALPVSRKAVVQSKYLFGLLTVAGSILLVLASTVVFKGFEVEILLNALAVQFFLGLFFLSLNYPLILKFGFEKSRVWYILITFLIVGAGSALTTVASKAAPQNTASVTLIAGILVFSLLVISYFISLRIINRKEFIEI; via the coding sequence ATGAAATCAGTATTAATGTTGATGTTGAAAGATTGGTATGTATTGAAGAAGCGCTCAGGTATTACCTTGTTCATTATTCTCTTTTTTGCAGTATTTGCTGGGTTGCAGGGTGGGTTCCTCTATACGGCAATGTGTACCATGATGATGATAATGCTCACCCTTACCACATTTGCATACGACCAGAGTGATGGTTGGGAAGCGTATGTCTCTGCACTTCCTGTTTCCAGAAAGGCGGTGGTTCAGAGCAAATATCTGTTTGGACTTCTTACGGTTGCCGGTTCTATTCTGTTGGTGCTGGCCTCCACTGTTGTTTTCAAGGGATTTGAGGTTGAGATATTACTCAATGCATTGGCTGTTCAGTTTTTTCTTGGGCTATTTTTCCTTTCCCTGAATTATCCCCTTATTCTCAAATTCGGTTTCGAGAAGAGCAGGGTGTGGTACATTCTGATCACGTTTCTCATCGTGGGAGCTGGGTCAGCACTCACCACTGTTGCTTCAAAAGCAGCACCCCAGAATACGGCATCTGTTACCTTAATCGCAGGAATATTGGTATTCAGCTTATTGGTAATTAGTTACTTTATTTCACTCAGGATCATAAATCGCAAGGAATTTATCGAAATTTGA
- a CDS encoding ABC transporter ATP-binding protein, whose translation MEQAIICRDLKKQLGNFTLDYQEFSVAQGTVHGLIGANGSGKTTTLKLLLGLLRQDVGEVSVLGSTYIGMDANARNYIGFMVEDAGIPSMLNPLELGRVLQGLYTDWDASYYQELLRQFHLDSKKPYRKCSRGMKVKMQLAVALSHHSKLLILDEPTSGLDPLSRDEIITLLSRYSEDEDHTILISSHITSDLEKLCDYVTFLEDGKIRLSSEKDELLERYRLVQIPSTRIADIEPNAIKGRRDGQFQSEFLMRSEDVPQFGEVQRVTLEQIIIMLSKGGDWS comes from the coding sequence ATGGAACAGGCTATCATATGCAGGGATTTAAAAAAACAACTGGGAAATTTCACCCTTGACTATCAGGAATTCTCTGTTGCACAGGGTACGGTGCATGGTCTTATAGGCGCAAATGGGAGTGGCAAGACCACTACGCTCAAGCTTCTGCTTGGATTATTGCGCCAGGATGTAGGAGAAGTTTCGGTTCTTGGAAGTACGTATATTGGAATGGATGCCAATGCAAGGAATTACATAGGATTCATGGTGGAAGATGCAGGCATTCCCAGCATGCTGAACCCTCTTGAATTGGGACGGGTGCTTCAAGGGCTTTACACAGACTGGGATGCTTCTTATTACCAAGAGCTCCTGAGACAATTCCATCTTGACTCAAAAAAGCCCTATAGGAAGTGTTCAAGGGGCATGAAGGTAAAGATGCAACTGGCTGTTGCTCTGAGTCATCACTCAAAGCTCCTGATCCTTGATGAGCCGACCAGTGGACTGGATCCTTTGAGTAGGGATGAGATCATAACGTTGCTCTCCCGTTATAGTGAAGATGAGGATCATACGATCCTTATCAGCAGTCACATTACCAGTGATCTGGAAAAGCTCTGCGATTATGTGACATTCCTGGAAGACGGGAAGATTCGCTTATCCAGTGAGAAAGATGAACTGCTTGAACGGTATAGATTGGTACAGATCCCTTCCACAAGGATTGCTGATATTGAACCCAATGCGATAAAGGGTAGGAGAGATGGCCAGTTTCAGAGTGAATTCCTGATGAGGAGTGAGGATGTTCCTCAATTTGGTGAGGTCCAACGTGTCACCCTGGAGCAAATCATCATCATGCTATCCAAGGGAGGAGACTGGTCATGA
- a CDS encoding GntR family transcriptional regulator, which yields MDIILSNANPDPIYAQIAEQIRSQIVSGVLKEGSLLPSIRVLAKELRISVITTKRAYDELEKERYIQTIAAKGSYVAFRNHEQIKEEYLRKIEEHMRAIMLLADFLGLGEDELGMMYELLRRGDA from the coding sequence TTGGACATCATTCTTTCGAATGCTAACCCCGATCCCATCTATGCACAAATTGCAGAACAGATACGTTCTCAGATTGTTTCTGGGGTCTTGAAGGAGGGTTCGTTGCTTCCATCCATCAGGGTGTTGGCAAAGGAACTGAGGATCAGCGTCATCACCACAAAACGTGCGTATGATGAATTGGAGAAGGAAAGATATATTCAGACCATTGCTGCAAAGGGAAGCTATGTAGCTTTTCGTAATCATGAGCAGATCAAGGAAGAGTACTTAAGAAAGATTGAGGAGCATATGAGGGCAATCATGTTGCTCGCAGATTTCTTGGGTCTCGGGGAAGATGAACTTGGAATGATGTATGAATTATTGAGGCGGGGAGATGCTTAA
- the mazG gene encoding nucleoside triphosphate pyrophosphohydrolase — MIDFTFKKKDSLQDALMQLHTIVTLLRSKDGCPWDREQTSKSVAENLLDETYEYIDEVIKQDITGQREELGDVLLNAMMLLEIQEEQDGFSVVQALNDVCEKLIRRHPHVFSTAEVSSSGEVIDLWNSIKTNVEGKQSKDDDFFSRVPSSLPPLEMANEIQKKIRKVGFDWPHVDGVIEKVEEELSEVLQAKNHQDDTDEDLEMELGDLLFATVNLTRFLGYNPSVALHRSNNKMRKRFNALYQLAKQKDVPLDQDHLEEMDQLWQEVKSEETR, encoded by the coding sequence ATGATTGACTTCACCTTCAAAAAGAAAGACTCACTGCAAGACGCTCTGATGCAGCTGCATACCATTGTCACCTTGCTCAGAAGCAAGGATGGATGTCCATGGGACAGGGAACAAACTTCAAAAAGTGTTGCGGAGAACCTACTTGATGAGACTTATGAGTATATCGATGAGGTTATCAAACAAGACATAACAGGACAGAGAGAGGAACTGGGCGACGTGTTGCTCAATGCAATGATGTTGCTGGAAATCCAAGAGGAACAGGATGGGTTTTCTGTTGTCCAGGCACTCAATGATGTCTGTGAAAAGCTCATCAGAAGACACCCCCATGTATTCTCCACTGCTGAAGTCAGTTCCTCTGGTGAAGTCATTGACCTCTGGAACTCCATCAAGACCAATGTTGAAGGCAAACAGAGCAAGGATGATGATTTTTTCAGCAGGGTGCCCTCCTCCCTCCCCCCTCTTGAAATGGCCAATGAGATCCAGAAAAAAATCCGGAAGGTCGGGTTTGACTGGCCACATGTAGATGGAGTTATAGAAAAGGTAGAAGAAGAACTCAGCGAAGTACTGCAGGCAAAAAACCATCAGGATGATACGGATGAGGACTTGGAAATGGAGCTGGGAGATCTACTGTTCGCCACCGTCAACCTTACCCGATTTCTGGGCTACAATCCCTCGGTTGCCTTGCATCGTTCAAACAATAAGATGCGCAAGCGTTTCAATGCGCTCTACCAATTGGCAAAGCAGAAGGACGTACCATTGGACCAGGATCATCTTGAAGAGATGGATCAGCTATGGCAGGAGGTCAAGAGCGAGGAAACCCGCTAG
- a CDS encoding TrkA C-terminal domain-containing protein, which produces MDSAADKNTRTKRERKKEGGAIYERIAYDIAKRIANNEIDEGTRLSGRSLMSSEYGVSPETIRRAFALLEELEVVHVMHNSGVRVLSTEKAKTYIKKHQKHDEGRSLLHRMKAILEEQETLNRELYSTAKQLFTMNNRFRESNPFPLYEYTIAEKSKAIGKNLGELRFWQETGATIVAIRRDGVINLSPGPLERMVAGDILMMVGPHDCLRRTEQLLD; this is translated from the coding sequence ATGGATAGTGCAGCAGATAAGAACACTCGTACAAAGAGAGAACGAAAAAAAGAAGGCGGAGCCATCTACGAGCGAATCGCCTATGATATCGCAAAGAGAATCGCCAATAATGAGATCGATGAAGGGACTCGCCTCTCTGGCCGTTCGCTCATGTCAAGTGAATACGGGGTATCCCCTGAGACCATTAGAAGAGCCTTTGCCCTCCTGGAGGAGCTCGAGGTGGTTCATGTCATGCACAACAGCGGTGTTCGTGTACTCAGCACAGAGAAAGCAAAGACTTATATCAAGAAACACCAGAAACATGACGAAGGCCGTTCCTTACTGCATAGGATGAAGGCTATCCTGGAGGAACAGGAAACCCTGAATCGAGAACTATATTCCACAGCAAAACAACTATTTACCATGAACAACCGATTCCGGGAATCGAATCCATTCCCCCTCTACGAATACACCATAGCTGAGAAGAGCAAGGCTATCGGAAAAAACCTGGGGGAGCTGCGTTTCTGGCAAGAAACCGGTGCCACCATCGTAGCCATCCGTAGGGACGGGGTGATCAACCTATCCCCGGGACCGCTTGAACGAATGGTCGCCGGAGATATCCTGATGATGGTGGGGCCACACGATTGCCTGAGAAGAACCGAACAACTATTGGATTGA
- a CDS encoding TIGR03936 family radical SAM-associated protein, with protein MNILEALADDLVMVAQPSRYTGGEFHYGKKNMDAVDFHAAICFPDLYEIGMSNNAVRILYDLLNRMDHVHCDRVFSVAPDFEELLRKKQLPLYTLDLHKPLHELDLLGISIGYELCATNVLQVLELGQIPLRSKDRGDEHPIVILGGPAVTNPLPFSPFVDFVFIGEAEGGLEQVVQTMRKAREQGYGRVETLKMLQEFPFLWSPEKKRSLRFIDDSFGLKRDARYQHYVVPSFKVAQDNGVVEIMRGCPNGCRFCHAGQYYKPYRQKLYETIKEEVTQYVDTLGYREVTLSSLSSGDHPYIKEMIETLNAEFASKHVSFALPSLKVNSFSLGILEQLSEVRKSGLTFAIETPKESWQLAMNKPVPLEQVIGIAKEAKSRGWKLAKFYFMIGLPVVDREEENQAIVDYLGAIWDETHIRMNINVGTFIPKPHTPFQWCAQLTPDQSYQQLSQLKKMINERIKGCKVSYHEPSVSYLEGLISRGDARYADVIEKAYQKGCRLDAWNEYLQYDLWKEAIAEAPYNPEEAIFKDYDVEEELPWDSVSLRVGKKFLKEEWDRAKNLLLSDRCYDVCEHQCGACSTAHQVVDVIHKDPFFEKKKDEKPVETAPPQPVQADTVQTVIRYSRYGSALYVSHINAMRNFEMAFQRSALEVQFTQGFNPKPKLEFVNPLSIGIAGEEEVMLAELVDDGTLDEEKVRGELQQTLNEGYTILDVLFLKGPKKQTLAKHLKGSLFSIDTKGEEPYSEILEKRLQASDTSLEITKGKAPHQYMVRITGERNLIKLLFGLMLTSS; from the coding sequence ATGAATATACTTGAGGCATTAGCCGACGATCTGGTAATGGTTGCACAACCAAGCCGATATACTGGTGGAGAATTCCACTATGGTAAGAAGAACATGGATGCTGTGGATTTCCATGCAGCAATCTGTTTCCCCGATCTCTATGAGATAGGGATGAGCAACAATGCGGTGAGAATCCTCTACGATCTTCTGAACAGGATGGACCATGTGCATTGTGACCGGGTTTTTTCCGTTGCCCCTGACTTTGAGGAATTGCTGAGAAAGAAACAGCTTCCACTCTATACCCTTGATCTGCACAAGCCATTGCATGAGTTGGATTTGTTGGGTATATCAATCGGGTATGAATTATGTGCCACCAATGTACTCCAGGTATTGGAACTTGGACAAATTCCTCTCAGGAGCAAGGACCGCGGGGATGAGCATCCCATTGTCATTCTTGGAGGCCCTGCAGTAACCAATCCACTGCCATTCTCACCGTTTGTTGACTTTGTTTTCATCGGTGAGGCTGAGGGTGGCTTGGAACAGGTGGTCCAGACCATGAGAAAAGCCAGGGAGCAGGGCTATGGAAGAGTGGAAACACTCAAGATGCTCCAGGAGTTCCCGTTCCTTTGGTCACCAGAGAAGAAGCGATCCTTGCGATTCATTGATGATTCCTTTGGCCTTAAGCGTGATGCCCGATACCAGCACTATGTGGTTCCATCGTTCAAGGTAGCCCAGGATAATGGTGTTGTGGAGATCATGAGAGGATGTCCCAATGGCTGTCGCTTCTGTCATGCAGGACAATACTACAAACCATATAGGCAGAAACTCTATGAAACCATCAAGGAAGAGGTAACCCAGTATGTCGATACGTTGGGATACCGGGAGGTAACCCTTAGCTCCCTCTCCAGTGGGGACCATCCCTATATCAAGGAGATGATCGAGACACTGAATGCAGAGTTTGCTTCCAAGCATGTCTCCTTTGCCCTGCCCAGCTTGAAGGTCAACTCCTTCTCCCTGGGAATTCTGGAGCAATTGAGTGAGGTTCGTAAGAGTGGGCTGACCTTTGCCATTGAGACACCCAAGGAGTCATGGCAGCTTGCCATGAACAAGCCTGTCCCCTTGGAACAGGTTATTGGTATTGCAAAGGAGGCGAAGAGCAGAGGATGGAAGTTGGCAAAATTCTACTTCATGATCGGGCTTCCTGTGGTCGACCGAGAGGAAGAGAACCAGGCAATTGTGGACTATCTTGGGGCAATCTGGGATGAGACCCATATTCGGATGAATATCAATGTTGGTACATTCATCCCCAAGCCTCATACGCCATTCCAGTGGTGTGCACAGCTTACCCCTGATCAAAGCTACCAGCAGCTGAGCCAGTTGAAGAAAATGATCAATGAGCGGATCAAGGGATGCAAGGTAAGTTACCACGAACCGAGCGTCAGTTATCTTGAGGGTCTGATCAGCAGGGGAGATGCACGGTATGCAGATGTAATAGAGAAGGCTTACCAGAAAGGTTGCCGCCTGGATGCATGGAATGAGTACCTCCAGTATGATCTTTGGAAAGAGGCCATTGCTGAAGCTCCCTACAATCCAGAGGAAGCCATTTTCAAGGACTATGATGTTGAAGAGGAGTTGCCCTGGGATTCTGTTTCCCTGCGTGTAGGAAAGAAATTTCTCAAGGAAGAGTGGGACAGGGCAAAGAACTTGCTCCTGAGTGATCGTTGCTACGATGTCTGTGAACATCAGTGTGGTGCATGCTCAACTGCCCATCAGGTAGTGGATGTAATCCACAAGGATCCCTTCTTTGAGAAAAAGAAAGATGAGAAACCTGTAGAAACTGCCCCCCCTCAACCAGTTCAAGCCGATACCGTACAGACGGTGATTCGCTATTCCAGGTATGGCTCTGCGCTCTATGTAAGCCATATCAATGCAATGAGAAACTTTGAGATGGCATTCCAGCGCTCAGCGCTTGAAGTGCAGTTCACCCAAGGATTCAATCCCAAGCCAAAGCTTGAGTTTGTGAACCCGCTTTCCATTGGAATTGCTGGTGAAGAAGAGGTAATGCTCGCTGAATTGGTGGACGACGGAACGTTGGATGAGGAAAAGGTGAGGGGTGAGTTGCAACAAACCCTTAACGAAGGATACACAATCCTGGATGTATTATTCCTGAAGGGACCGAAAAAGCAGACGCTTGCCAAGCATCTGAAAGGAAGCTTGTTCAGCATTGATACCAAAGGTGAGGAACCCTATTCAGAGATCTTGGAGAAACGCTTGCAGGCATCTGATACTTCCCTGGAAATAACCAAGGGAAAGGCACCTCACCAATACATGGTTCGTATTACCGGGGAACGCAACCTGATCAAATTGCTCTTTGGCCTGATGTTGACAAGTTCCTGA
- a CDS encoding C4-type zinc ribbon domain-containing protein: MEEAEVFARLNQLQEDLSDRFALEDEIVKLPRDLKVKQELLDKINLEYIEEHTRSEAAKDDLKSLHIQYDDAVLARENSEKQMELISTQREFEALEKEIKDAAAKEQSLLKQLHVKEKQVNEYSERLTEKEQLMSLQKQEVDSEASKIEALLDEKRKELDALEKKCLSYIGGDIDEDLYNKFCNIVKNKKGKGIVPIHGLVCQGCHIVLPNQFVNEVREAKEIEFCPYCSRILFYEEAEGAEEKFRKHVEDVDIEEGGLSDFVDSSEFDDLL; this comes from the coding sequence ATGGAAGAAGCAGAAGTATTTGCACGACTCAACCAGCTGCAGGAAGACCTTAGTGACCGGTTTGCGCTTGAGGATGAGATTGTCAAGTTGCCAAGGGATTTGAAGGTCAAGCAGGAACTGCTCGACAAGATTAACCTTGAATATATTGAGGAACATACGAGAAGTGAGGCAGCCAAGGACGATCTGAAAAGCCTTCACATCCAGTATGATGATGCAGTATTGGCTCGTGAAAACTCTGAGAAGCAGATGGAGTTGATCAGTACCCAGCGTGAATTCGAGGCGTTGGAGAAAGAGATCAAGGATGCTGCAGCGAAGGAACAGAGCCTGCTCAAGCAGTTGCATGTGAAAGAGAAGCAGGTCAACGAGTATAGTGAACGCCTTACAGAGAAAGAGCAGTTGATGTCACTCCAGAAACAGGAAGTTGACAGCGAGGCAAGCAAGATTGAAGCTCTGCTCGATGAGAAGAGGAAGGAACTTGATGCACTTGAGAAAAAGTGCCTGAGTTATATTGGTGGAGACATTGATGAAGACCTGTACAACAAGTTCTGCAATATTGTGAAGAACAAGAAAGGAAAGGGGATTGTTCCCATCCATGGATTGGTATGCCAGGGCTGTCATATCGTTCTTCCAAACCAGTTTGTCAATGAGGTCAGGGAAGCAAAGGAAATTGAATTCTGCCCGTACTGCAGTCGTATCCTCTTTTATGAGGAAGCTGAAGGTGCAGAAGAGAAGTTCCGCAAGCATGTTGAAGATGTGGATATCGAGGAAGGCGGTCTTTCCGACTTTGTCGATAGCAGTGAATTCGACGATTTGCTCTAG
- the rpoD gene encoding RNA polymerase sigma factor RpoD, whose protein sequence is MLDETISQTILKDMVARSAETGQVTKDEIRNALGPKHATDEAVDEIMQTLSELEIDVTESEDAHVAGVFPDGPTPDEIDTDDLDDEPDDLLDDDESITVDDLIEHFPDEHTKDDEDKSKKKAKHGSDPDADDDDESLDEDEEEDDSIKSDWTALSTDDDSVGGGERFVDISSLEERDGDSDHSRHNTILGTDKSDTSGDDPIRLYLREIGRENLLTAEQEVELSKKMEDGALIIKEVIQESGVMITRFYEIFKTLNLKIEGQEEEYNAKDYKELVTVQKRFNQYYKEPLKEVQAGLKNYMGKKEQMISTGEDVLRDEGLLKSRKTLLKKLGKIDLQPEEITSFTHDFIDAENRIRSYKEKKQQLENKLHITNPKELRQLGRDLATQGKSAIIEEELHLSSDTIKDLIRDLQLTEKDLKQIEYQFEDTCENILVHSTKIKYGQKMMKDAKDRLIRANLRLVVSIAKKYTNRGLHFFDLVQEGNIGLIKAVEKFEYRKGFKFSTYATWWIRQAITRSISDQARTIRVPVHMIEQINKVVRESRMLMQSLGREPTDEEVAEKLGWTEIKVKAVKNVAREPISLETPVGEEEDSLLSDFIEDKEVENPATQTAYALLQEQLKDVLATLPAREQEVLKMRFGLDDGYSLTLEEVGLYFEVTRERIRQIEAKALRRLRHPKRSRKLKDFI, encoded by the coding sequence ATGCTTGATGAAACTATTTCGCAGACCATTCTCAAGGACATGGTAGCGCGCTCAGCAGAGACCGGACAGGTGACCAAGGACGAGATACGTAATGCTCTCGGGCCGAAACATGCCACGGATGAGGCTGTCGATGAAATCATGCAAACACTCAGTGAACTGGAAATTGATGTTACTGAGAGTGAGGATGCCCATGTTGCTGGTGTTTTCCCAGATGGCCCGACTCCCGATGAAATCGATACAGATGACCTTGATGATGAGCCGGATGACCTTCTTGATGATGATGAGAGCATCACGGTTGATGACTTGATTGAACATTTTCCTGATGAACATACAAAGGATGATGAAGATAAATCCAAGAAGAAAGCAAAGCATGGGTCTGATCCCGATGCTGACGATGACGATGAATCGCTTGATGAGGATGAAGAGGAAGATGATTCCATAAAGAGTGACTGGACCGCCTTGAGTACTGATGATGATTCAGTAGGGGGCGGTGAACGGTTTGTTGACATCTCCAGCCTGGAAGAGCGGGATGGGGACAGCGATCATAGCAGGCACAATACAATCCTCGGTACCGATAAGAGCGATACCAGTGGTGATGATCCGATACGCTTGTATCTCAGGGAGATTGGAAGGGAGAACCTTCTGACCGCTGAACAAGAGGTTGAGCTGAGCAAGAAGATGGAAGACGGAGCCTTGATCATCAAGGAAGTCATTCAGGAAAGCGGTGTCATGATCACCCGCTTCTATGAAATCTTCAAGACACTCAACCTGAAAATCGAGGGACAGGAAGAAGAGTACAACGCTAAGGACTATAAGGAACTTGTTACAGTACAGAAGCGATTCAACCAGTACTACAAGGAGCCCTTGAAGGAAGTTCAGGCCGGGCTTAAGAACTATATGGGCAAGAAGGAGCAGATGATCAGCACAGGCGAGGATGTCTTGCGTGATGAGGGACTCCTGAAATCGAGGAAGACCCTGCTCAAGAAGCTCGGAAAGATTGATCTGCAGCCTGAGGAAATTACCTCCTTCACCCATGACTTCATTGATGCAGAGAACAGGATTCGCTCATACAAAGAGAAGAAGCAGCAACTGGAAAACAAGTTGCATATAACCAATCCCAAGGAGCTTCGTCAACTTGGCCGTGACCTAGCAACCCAGGGCAAGAGTGCCATCATCGAGGAAGAGCTCCATCTCAGCAGTGATACGATCAAGGACCTGATCAGGGACTTGCAGCTCACTGAAAAGGACCTGAAGCAGATAGAGTATCAGTTTGAGGATACCTGTGAGAATATCCTGGTTCATTCCACCAAGATCAAGTATGGTCAGAAGATGATGAAGGATGCGAAGGATAGGTTGATCAGGGCGAACTTGCGTCTGGTTGTCTCCATTGCCAAGAAATATACCAACCGTGGCTTGCACTTCTTTGACTTGGTCCAGGAAGGCAATATTGGATTGATCAAGGCGGTCGAGAAGTTTGAATACCGCAAGGGTTTCAAGTTCTCTACTTATGCTACATGGTGGATCCGCCAGGCAATTACCCGTTCAATCAGTGATCAGGCACGAACCATCAGGGTTCCTGTACATATGATAGAGCAGATAAACAAGGTCGTGCGGGAGTCAAGGATGCTTATGCAGTCCCTGGGTCGTGAACCCACCGATGAGGAAGTGGCTGAGAAGCTGGGCTGGACCGAGATTAAGGTCAAGGCAGTCAAGAATGTTGCCCGTGAACCAATCAGCCTTGAGACTCCTGTTGGTGAAGAGGAAGACTCCTTGCTCAGTGATTTCATTGAGGACAAGGAAGTGGAGAATCCAGCCACACAGACAGCATATGCACTACTGCAGGAACAGCTGAAGGACGTTTTGGCTACACTGCCTGCAAGAGAGCAGGAAGTACTGAAAATGCGATTCGGACTCGATGATGGGTATTCATTGACACTCGAGGAAGTTGGGTTGTATTTTGAGGTGACAAGGGAACGTATCCGCCAGATTGAAGCTAAAGCTTTGAGAAGGCTCAGACATCCCAAGCGAAGTAGGAAATTGAAGGATTTCATTTGA
- the dnaG gene encoding DNA primase, whose translation MAKISESVLEQIKARIPLSEVVSDYVTLSARGGRLWGLCPFHEEKTPSFSVVDEQGFYYCFSCKKGGSMFDFLMEMEKVNFVDSVKMLARRANIELADETEEDRSKRDLKDTLLELYDKIAGSFHYLLVHSRQAEQARVYLRDRNVSEAMWEKFNLGYAPSDGQWLYSFLRKHHYSDDLLKQSGLFSQNNPRFPLFRDRLMFPIRNWQGKTVAFGGRDLSNTSKAKYINTPETMIYSKKHNLFGLYESLETIKKSQKAILCEGNFDVVALHQSGFTNAMAPLGTSFTEEQGKLLRRYCTSVQILFDSDRAGQSAAQKALVIAQDFGMENSVLMLKSAKDASELVQEKGEEALQNELQHAVQGFHYLVNNAVNQYDTLTPKGKTSVFHAVRPYLDVTQSSIEKQDLIKILASLLNVDESSILDDYSHKERVVVKPAVRNEERQIRALNPATISVDLYAMLTLVNNRDLYLQTRYKLAVEDLQDSEAEALYDVLEEAAREDVGKHDEYILQMIEDPQLRSDVASSFAMEEFRLAPVEVLNEAVNRIQLRNYEKRRLSNKRLLDISLQDGTEDEGIEELLREKTEIDAKIAQLKRTLGQEM comes from the coding sequence ATGGCAAAGATTTCGGAATCGGTACTTGAACAGATCAAGGCACGAATCCCCCTCAGTGAGGTAGTCTCTGATTATGTCACCTTGAGTGCCAGGGGTGGAAGGCTTTGGGGCCTCTGCCCTTTCCATGAAGAGAAAACCCCGTCCTTTTCCGTAGTTGATGAACAAGGTTTCTATTACTGTTTCAGTTGCAAGAAAGGTGGCTCGATGTTCGACTTTCTCATGGAGATGGAGAAAGTGAATTTTGTCGATTCAGTCAAGATGCTGGCTAGAAGGGCAAATATTGAACTTGCAGATGAGACTGAAGAGGACCGAAGTAAGCGTGACCTAAAAGATACCTTGCTTGAGCTCTATGACAAGATTGCTGGATCATTTCACTATCTTCTGGTGCATTCCAGACAAGCAGAACAAGCCAGGGTGTATCTGAGAGACCGGAATGTCAGTGAGGCGATGTGGGAAAAATTCAATCTTGGGTATGCTCCCTCTGATGGGCAATGGTTGTATTCATTCCTCCGTAAACACCATTATAGTGATGATCTTCTCAAACAGAGTGGCCTCTTCAGCCAGAATAATCCACGATTCCCGCTGTTTCGTGACCGGCTGATGTTTCCCATCCGTAACTGGCAAGGCAAAACTGTAGCTTTCGGTGGGAGGGACCTTTCAAATACCTCGAAGGCAAAGTACATCAATACGCCTGAGACGATGATCTACAGCAAGAAACACAATCTGTTTGGATTGTATGAATCACTTGAAACCATCAAGAAAAGTCAAAAGGCAATACTCTGTGAAGGAAATTTTGATGTGGTTGCACTGCATCAGAGTGGTTTTACCAATGCAATGGCTCCATTGGGTACATCATTTACTGAAGAACAGGGCAAGTTGCTCAGAAGGTATTGTACTTCGGTACAGATTCTTTTCGATAGCGATAGGGCAGGGCAGAGTGCAGCCCAGAAAGCATTGGTCATTGCACAGGATTTCGGCATGGAAAATTCTGTCCTCATGCTCAAGAGTGCAAAGGATGCCTCAGAGTTGGTGCAGGAGAAAGGGGAGGAAGCCCTGCAAAATGAGCTGCAACATGCAGTTCAAGGGTTTCATTATCTTGTAAACAATGCGGTAAACCAGTATGATACACTGACGCCCAAAGGCAAAACCTCTGTATTTCATGCGGTTCGGCCATATTTGGACGTCACACAGTCGTCGATTGAGAAGCAGGATCTTATAAAAATTCTGGCTTCCCTGTTGAATGTTGACGAGTCGTCAATTCTTGACGATTATTCACATAAGGAGCGGGTTGTTGTAAAACCGGCTGTCAGGAATGAGGAGCGACAGATCCGGGCGTTGAATCCAGCGACAATTTCTGTTGACTTGTATGCAATGCTTACTCTGGTCAACAACCGGGATTTGTATTTGCAGACACGATACAAATTGGCTGTTGAGGATCTGCAGGACAGTGAGGCTGAAGCTCTCTACGATGTATTGGAGGAGGCTGCAAGGGAAGATGTCGGAAAGCACGATGAGTACATCTTGCAGATGATTGAAGACCCGCAACTGCGAAGTGACGTAGCATCGTCCTTTGCAATGGAGGAATTTCGACTGGCACCAGTTGAGGTTCTCAATGAAGCAGTGAATCGAATTCAACTGCGTAATTATGAGAAGCGTCGTTTAAGCAATAAACGACTTTTGGATATTAGTCTTCAGGACGGAACTGAGGATGAAGGGATCGAGGAACTGCTTCGGGAGAAGACTGAGATTGATGCTAAGATAGCACAACTCAAGAGAACTCTTGGACAGGAGATGTAA